From the Phaeodactylum tricornutum CCAP 1055/1 chromosome 24, whole genome shotgun sequence genome, one window contains:
- a CDS encoding predicted protein: MKIICRMMQLLPFGSPSSQTTLLVSRDSHTTEFEVTSNSTKLVQQEMAFQIFSLNDNGVVAMQQGNYAEGGRFFLQGLDSIRQILETKAPAVSDSERATAFCSFAASLTSKAIGSEACCAVGPKPHHTALENRTSWQLEQQHEDAFDFFARVFLVSASDLGQSSFDAILGAVCVLLLFNAGVAFHADGVQTGRSKMLLKAYKFYEKAVSIVQQEHPSPWEAGKLPLVYLSVLANMAHIQSELFESDALHQTQLLLEKVLNCVVHRFSAALEAHELRFFLIKLMLLNCQTSIQAAAA, translated from the coding sequence ATGAAAATTATTTGCCGGATGatgcagcttcttcctttcgGAAGTCCTTCTTCTCAAACAACACTTCTGGTTTCTCGCGATAGTCACACAACCGAATTCGAAGTTACATCAAATTCTACGAAGCTGGTTCAGCAGGAAATGgctttccaaatcttctcACTGAACGACAATGGTGTTGTCGCTATGCAACAAGGAAATTATGCTGAAGGGGGAAGATTTTTCCTTCAAGGTTTGGATAGTATACGCCAAATCCTCGAAACGAAGGCTCCAGCTGTTAGTGACTCAGAAAGAGCTACCGCTTTCTGTAGCTTCGCAGCGAGCTTGACATCTAAAGCTATCGGCTCCGAAGCATGTTGTGCAGTGGGGCCCAAGCCACACCACACAGCATTAGAAAATAGGACATCATGGCAACTTGAACAGCAGCACGAAGATGCCTTTGATTTTTTTGCAAGGGTCTTTTTGGTATCTGCTTCGGACTTAGGTCAAAGTTCGTTCGATGCTATTTTGGGAGCAGTGTGTGTTTTGCTCTTGTTTAACGCGGGAGTTGCCTTCCATGCAGATGGAGTTCAGACCGGTAGGTCAAAGATGCTTCTCAAAGCATACAAATTTTATGAAAAGGCGGTAAGCATTGTGCAACAAGAACATCCCTCACCCTGGGAGGCAGGAAAACTCCCGCTCGTCTACCTTTCAGTactggcaaacatggcccATATACAGTCAGAGCTTTTCGAAAGTGATGCTCTTCATCAGACACAACTACTTCTTGAGAAAGTTCTAAACTGTGTTGTTCATCGCTTCTCGGCGGCCTTGGAAGCGCACGAACTCCGCTTTTTTCTGATCAAGTTAATGCTGCTCAACTGCCAGACATCAATTCAAGCGGCAGCTGCGTGA